In the genome of Pelobacter seleniigenes DSM 18267, one region contains:
- a CDS encoding ABC transporter ATP-binding protein — translation MKYPPLPSDSNRPPKRFLDIFRYSRRALELVWSTSHRLTLIFALLTLVVGVLPAAVAWIGQLIVDGVVAAIAQYQQTGSAATTFILLLVGCEAGIVTVIAGGQRGISTCQALLRALMGQKINLLILEKAQQLSLSQFEDSEFYDKLTRARREASTRPLSLVTGTFGLVQNGISLVSYGVLLIQFSPLTVLILILGGIPEFLAEAKFSGDKFRLFRFRSPETRMQMYLETVLAREDYVKEVKLFQLAPRLLRRYREIFAKLFAEDRQLTLRRDLWGFLLGLLGTAAFYGAYAWIALAAIHGVISLGQMTMYLLLFKQGQSAVSASLKAISGMYEDNLYLSNLYEYLEQPVPAVNGALPQGPRPGDGLRFEKVCFRYPDSDQAALTEVSLHLQPGTSLALVGENGSGKTTLIKLLTRLYPPNSGRILLDGLDLQQWDAAALQRRIGVIFQDFGRYQFLVGENIGAGDVDHFEDRDHWQQAAEKGMATDFIDKLPNRYETQLGKWFKGGRELSGGQWQKIALARAFMRTRADLLVLDEPTATMDAAAEATIFEHFRELSRGKMTILISHRFSTVRMADQIIVLDKGRIIEQGNHDQLMSLNGRYAQLFSLQAKGYR, via the coding sequence TTGAAATATCCGCCCTTGCCCAGTGACAGCAACCGACCGCCGAAGCGTTTTCTGGATATTTTCCGTTACAGCCGCCGGGCGCTGGAGCTGGTCTGGTCGACCAGCCACCGGCTGACGCTCATTTTTGCCCTGCTGACCCTGGTGGTCGGGGTGTTGCCGGCCGCGGTGGCCTGGATCGGCCAGTTAATTGTCGACGGCGTGGTTGCGGCCATCGCCCAGTATCAGCAGACCGGCAGCGCCGCAACGACCTTCATTTTGCTCCTGGTCGGCTGTGAAGCGGGCATTGTCACGGTCATCGCCGGGGGGCAGCGTGGTATCTCCACCTGTCAGGCGCTGCTGCGCGCGCTGATGGGGCAGAAGATCAACCTGCTGATCCTGGAAAAAGCCCAACAGCTGAGCCTGAGTCAGTTTGAAGACTCGGAATTTTACGACAAGCTGACCCGGGCTCGGCGGGAAGCCTCGACCCGGCCGCTGAGTCTGGTTACCGGGACCTTCGGTCTGGTTCAGAATGGCATTTCCCTGGTCAGTTACGGCGTCCTGCTGATTCAGTTTTCCCCGCTGACCGTGCTGATTCTGATCCTGGGCGGAATTCCGGAATTCCTCGCCGAAGCGAAATTTTCCGGGGATAAATTCCGCCTGTTTCGCTTCCGTTCACCGGAAACCCGCATGCAGATGTACCTGGAAACGGTCCTCGCCCGCGAAGACTATGTCAAGGAAGTCAAACTGTTCCAGCTCGCCCCCCGCCTGCTGCGGCGCTATCGCGAAATCTTCGCCAAGCTGTTTGCCGAAGACCGCCAATTGACCCTGCGCCGCGACCTGTGGGGATTTCTGCTCGGGCTGCTGGGGACCGCCGCTTTCTATGGAGCCTATGCCTGGATTGCCCTGGCCGCCATCCACGGCGTGATCAGCCTTGGCCAGATGACCATGTATCTGCTGCTCTTCAAACAGGGGCAATCCGCGGTTTCAGCCAGCCTCAAAGCCATCAGTGGAATGTACGAAGACAATCTCTACCTGTCCAACCTCTACGAATACCTTGAGCAGCCGGTGCCCGCCGTTAACGGCGCCTTACCGCAAGGGCCACGTCCTGGCGACGGCCTGCGTTTCGAGAAGGTCTGTTTTCGCTATCCGGACAGCGACCAGGCGGCATTGACAGAAGTCAGCCTGCACCTGCAGCCGGGAACCAGCCTGGCCCTGGTGGGGGAAAACGGCTCCGGAAAAACCACCCTGATCAAATTGCTCACCCGTCTCTATCCCCCTAATTCCGGGCGCATCCTGCTCGACGGGCTTGACCTGCAGCAATGGGACGCCGCCGCCCTGCAACGCCGGATCGGGGTGATTTTCCAGGATTTCGGACGGTACCAGTTCCTGGTCGGGGAGAATATCGGCGCCGGCGATGTCGACCATTTTGAAGATCGCGATCATTGGCAGCAGGCGGCTGAAAAAGGGATGGCCACGGATTTTATCGACAAGCTGCCGAATCGCTACGAAACCCAGTTGGGCAAATGGTTCAAGGGCGGCCGGGAACTTTCCGGTGGACAATGGCAGAAAATCGCCCTGGCCCGTGCCTTCATGCGCACCCGGGCCGACCTGTTGGTCCTTGACGAACCGACCGCAACCATGGACGCCGCCGCTGAAGCGACCATTTTCGAGCATTTCCGGGAATTGAGTCGGGGCAAGATGACCATCCTGATTTCCCACCGCTTTTCCACCGTGCGCATGGCCGACCAGATCATCGTGCTGGACAAGG
- a CDS encoding pilus assembly PilX family protein, with translation MKSKEQLFFRKALQTLNNERGFALILALSMLLIMSILGVMALNTATTETSISGNYRTAQMAFETAERAVEYASTRQAIYASLGPGSVPYDLDNTTDQANIEAGTGFGLEGNDNYVEFQLTTNLPPGSGSDPTYFEARYYIVNATGQGPNDSKKRIEAQYGRIVPK, from the coding sequence ATGAAAAGCAAAGAACAGTTATTTTTCCGGAAAGCGTTGCAAACCCTCAACAATGAGCGCGGGTTTGCCCTGATCCTGGCCCTGTCCATGCTGCTCATCATGAGCATTCTCGGAGTCATGGCCCTGAACACCGCAACCACGGAAACCAGCATTTCCGGCAACTACCGGACCGCACAGATGGCCTTCGAAACCGCTGAGAGGGCGGTTGAGTACGCCTCGACCAGACAAGCCATCTATGCCAGCCTGGGACCGGGTTCGGTGCCCTACGATCTGGACAACACGACCGACCAGGCCAACATTGAAGCCGGTACCGGCTTTGGCCTGGAAGGCAACGATAATTATGTCGAATTTCAATTGACCACCAATTTGCCTCCGGGAAGCGGCTCCGACCCCACCTACTTTGAAGCCCGCTACTATATTGTCAACGCTACCGGGCAAGGACCGAACGATTCGAAAAAACGGATCGAGGCCCAGTACGGAAGGATTGTCCCGAAATAG
- a CDS encoding pilus assembly protein, translated as MSKCLVVINTAVLALFLMLQVASADTYIGDTAIYSTTSATSPKPNIMFIIDNTQPMQQQGSRELYTYDPSLPDTDTSKFYPGTGSAGSPGPYDPLAVYQMVAATGGTINYSKVMDSVEDIDGCNTAYTSLIENGSFFGPLKANKGDCSSSQNDSFFLGNQLNYIVTPPEGVGSWAASTAYTAGDAVDVSGTIYEVVGITGSGLSGASQPTWPTTPGATVTDNEVTWTMTADLLSMVQSTVKQVADAVSESVNIGLMTFSDNGKGGQLEISIANVTKHPDPNDPDAIDTTKLDAFKAAIDALTLIPGNSTQPVNEILWDAGLYFKGPSDFTDTHERLGTIAAGDSSYTSPIEESCQKNFVVLLTTGSQDDDTNIKSRDINNIVAKDPDDPADPDGIYVDDVAKYLNSPDQTGANGIGDLVNGLVSNNQGVQTHIIQLMTAKVARLETAAQTYGDGNYYQVTDNAELLSALEDALTDILLETDTAFIAPVVPTSPDNRTYSGERVYLGFFYPQNDEPWHGNLKKFGIDSLGRIVDVAGNTATNNDGSFKDVQDAYNPSSNTYTASSYWSSGDSGRVSEGGVGAVLLTQIGSRHIYTYFSDTNLTNSSNAFSTANSNLTAALMDVADDTEKDKLINFIHGYDSYDEYVDSTRPWILGDILHSRPNVVNYTQYDFSVASNETNCSVNKTTIFVGANDGMMHAFRDCDGQERWAFIPPDLLPRLKEVRNNTHPYFVDGSPVTYVYDADHDGNIEATDQDGNHDKVILLFGLRRGGDAYYALDVTDPNAPVYLWKIDGSNAAFAELGQSWSTPNLGLVKNDSGDVVLAAFIGAGYDNLNEDGRFGATQGFTNSDVSPPTDDADYQTSDATVTPGENGSNPVTNNPKGRGVYAFEVATIGSGGIPTIASSATKVWDFVYGESSNSYNSARLTYSFPTDITVLDTDYDGFVDRLYAGDTGGHMWRFSRYGGGSDGLRPLADPEISTWFGKRIFSANVGGDGTVGRKIFYRPSVTQQLGGIVNLYFGTGDRAHPLNKDVVDRMYALFDRNQVTIEDIDEDNLVDVTENLLQDNSTSADDISALLTALAPGPLLTGSGSVTGNFGFLIKLDETDHEGEKVLSPALAFNKVAYYTTYAPGTLNTSPCDPGNLGISRLYAVDYLTGEAVLNFNNEENNGSSNNDSESTANNSRAESDSGNVLRKADRSVDLGVGIPSGIVVLLPPSGDAKLLIGCGGGLCSEDPVPGGTVYPIYWRTY; from the coding sequence ATGTCAAAGTGCCTTGTTGTTATCAATACCGCCGTCCTGGCCCTGTTCCTGATGTTACAAGTTGCGAGCGCCGATACCTATATCGGTGATACGGCCATTTACAGCACCACATCTGCCACCTCGCCAAAACCCAACATCATGTTCATCATCGACAACACCCAGCCGATGCAGCAGCAGGGTTCCAGGGAGCTTTACACCTATGATCCTTCTCTGCCAGACACTGATACCAGCAAATTTTATCCAGGAACAGGCTCTGCCGGGTCTCCGGGGCCATACGATCCACTGGCAGTCTATCAGATGGTTGCAGCAACCGGAGGAACCATCAATTATTCCAAGGTCATGGACAGCGTTGAGGACATCGACGGCTGCAATACCGCCTACACTTCACTGATCGAAAACGGTTCCTTCTTCGGACCGCTCAAAGCAAACAAAGGGGACTGTTCATCGTCTCAGAACGACAGTTTTTTCCTCGGTAACCAGCTCAATTATATTGTCACTCCGCCGGAAGGCGTCGGCAGCTGGGCTGCCTCGACCGCCTACACGGCTGGAGACGCTGTCGATGTCAGCGGAACAATCTATGAAGTGGTAGGAATTACCGGCAGCGGCCTGTCAGGAGCGTCACAACCGACCTGGCCGACCACCCCGGGGGCGACCGTCACCGATAACGAGGTCACCTGGACCATGACGGCGGACCTGCTCAGCATGGTGCAGTCAACGGTCAAGCAGGTTGCCGATGCGGTCAGCGAAAGCGTTAATATCGGGCTGATGACCTTCAGTGACAATGGCAAGGGCGGGCAGCTGGAGATATCCATTGCTAACGTGACGAAACACCCCGACCCGAATGACCCTGATGCCATCGACACTACCAAACTGGATGCCTTCAAAGCGGCCATCGATGCGCTTACGCTGATCCCCGGCAATTCAACCCAACCGGTCAACGAGATTCTCTGGGATGCAGGGCTCTATTTTAAGGGCCCTTCAGACTTTACCGACACCCACGAGCGGCTCGGCACCATTGCCGCAGGGGATTCCTCCTATACCAGTCCAATTGAAGAAAGCTGCCAGAAAAACTTCGTGGTTCTGCTCACCACCGGGAGCCAGGATGACGACACCAATATCAAGAGTCGGGATATCAACAACATCGTTGCCAAAGACCCTGACGATCCGGCGGATCCGGACGGCATTTATGTCGATGATGTCGCCAAATATCTCAATTCACCGGACCAAACCGGGGCCAATGGCATCGGCGACCTGGTCAACGGCCTGGTCAGCAATAACCAGGGAGTGCAGACCCACATTATCCAGCTGATGACCGCCAAGGTGGCCCGCCTGGAAACAGCCGCCCAAACCTACGGCGACGGCAACTACTATCAGGTCACGGATAACGCTGAACTCCTCTCGGCCTTGGAAGACGCGCTGACGGATATTCTGCTGGAAACCGACACCGCCTTCATCGCCCCGGTGGTGCCGACCAGCCCGGACAACCGGACCTACAGCGGTGAGCGGGTCTATCTCGGCTTTTTCTACCCGCAGAATGACGAACCCTGGCACGGCAACCTGAAAAAATTCGGCATCGACTCATTAGGCCGAATCGTCGATGTGGCTGGGAATACCGCCACTAACAACGACGGCAGTTTTAAAGATGTCCAGGATGCTTACAACCCCAGCAGCAATACCTATACCGCCAGTTCCTATTGGAGCAGCGGTGATTCTGGGCGGGTTTCCGAAGGGGGGGTCGGGGCCGTACTCTTGACCCAGATCGGGTCAAGGCATATTTACACCTATTTCTCTGACACCAATTTGACCAATTCCTCCAACGCCTTCTCCACCGCAAATTCCAACCTGACCGCGGCGCTCATGGATGTTGCGGACGATACGGAAAAGGACAAGCTGATCAACTTTATCCATGGCTATGACAGTTACGACGAATATGTCGACAGCACCCGCCCCTGGATCCTCGGAGACATCCTGCATTCGCGCCCGAATGTCGTCAACTACACCCAATATGACTTCAGCGTCGCCAGCAATGAGACCAACTGCAGCGTCAACAAAACCACCATCTTTGTCGGTGCCAACGACGGTATGATGCATGCGTTCAGGGACTGCGACGGCCAGGAACGCTGGGCCTTCATCCCGCCGGACCTGCTGCCCAGACTGAAAGAGGTGCGCAATAACACCCACCCATATTTTGTCGATGGATCTCCGGTCACCTATGTCTACGATGCCGATCATGACGGTAATATCGAAGCAACGGACCAGGACGGCAACCACGATAAAGTCATTCTGCTGTTCGGCCTGCGGCGCGGCGGCGATGCCTATTACGCCCTTGACGTCACCGATCCGAATGCACCGGTTTACCTCTGGAAGATCGACGGCAGCAACGCGGCTTTTGCTGAACTGGGGCAGTCCTGGAGCACCCCGAACCTGGGGCTGGTTAAAAATGATTCCGGAGATGTGGTGCTGGCCGCCTTTATCGGCGCGGGCTACGACAACCTGAACGAAGACGGTCGCTTTGGCGCAACCCAGGGTTTCACCAACAGTGATGTCTCGCCGCCCACGGACGATGCCGATTATCAAACCTCGGATGCAACCGTCACCCCGGGGGAAAACGGCTCTAATCCGGTGACCAACAACCCGAAAGGACGCGGTGTCTATGCCTTCGAGGTGGCGACAATCGGCAGCGGCGGGATCCCCACCATTGCCAGCAGCGCAACCAAGGTCTGGGACTTTGTCTATGGGGAGAGCAGCAATTCTTACAATTCTGCCCGGCTGACCTATTCCTTCCCGACCGATATCACTGTCCTGGACACGGATTACGACGGTTTTGTTGACCGGCTCTATGCAGGCGACACCGGCGGCCATATGTGGCGCTTCAGCAGGTATGGCGGCGGGAGTGACGGTCTCAGACCATTGGCCGATCCTGAGATCAGCACCTGGTTCGGTAAGCGGATTTTTTCCGCCAATGTCGGCGGCGACGGCACGGTCGGCCGGAAAATATTTTACCGTCCTTCCGTGACCCAGCAGCTCGGCGGCATTGTCAACCTCTACTTTGGAACGGGTGACCGCGCCCACCCCCTGAATAAAGATGTCGTTGATCGCATGTATGCCCTGTTTGATCGCAATCAGGTCACCATAGAAGACATTGATGAAGATAACCTGGTTGACGTGACCGAGAACCTGCTGCAGGACAATTCCACCAGCGCCGACGATATTTCCGCTCTGCTCACCGCTCTCGCCCCCGGCCCGCTGTTGACGGGAAGCGGTTCAGTCACCGGCAACTTCGGTTTTCTGATCAAGCTGGATGAAACCGACCATGAAGGAGAGAAAGTCCTCTCTCCGGCGTTGGCTTTCAACAAGGTGGCCTATTATACGACCTATGCTCCCGGCACCCTCAATACATCGCCATGCGACCCGGGAAATCTTGGAATTTCCCGATTGTATGCCGTTGATTACTTGACCGGAGAAGCCGTCCTGAACTTTAATAACGAAGAAAACAACGGCTCGTCCAACAATGACAGCGAATCCACCGCCAACAACTCCCGCGCGGAGAGTGATTCGGGCAATGTCCTGCGCAAGGCAGACCGATCGGTTGATCTAGGGGTCGGGATTCCTTCAGGGATTGTCGTGCTGCTGCCGCCTTCGGGCGATGCCAAACTGCTGATCGGCTGCGGTGGCGGACTCTGTTCGGAAGATCCCGTTCCGGGTGGAACCGTATACCCGATCTACTGGCGGACCTATTAA
- a CDS encoding GspH/FimT family pseudopilin, giving the protein MKNNQRGFTLLEAMIVLVLFGLVAAIALPSLSGWREGSESKSAARDILYGLRNARSTAISKNTPIAVTIDMSGRALSYDGVNLNFSDRTKIAADADITSLSASGTRTITFDPQGSADTVMFIRVNEDPDLTIQLGLNGIARM; this is encoded by the coding sequence TTGAAAAATAACCAGCGCGGCTTCACCCTCCTGGAAGCAATGATTGTCCTTGTTTTGTTTGGTCTTGTTGCCGCAATCGCTTTGCCGTCCCTTTCCGGCTGGCGGGAAGGCTCCGAAAGCAAAAGCGCCGCGCGGGACATTCTCTATGGATTAAGAAATGCTCGCAGTACGGCGATTTCCAAGAACACTCCCATTGCGGTTACAATCGATATGAGCGGTCGTGCTTTGAGCTATGACGGCGTTAATCTGAACTTTTCCGACCGCACCAAAATTGCCGCGGACGCTGACATCACCAGCCTGTCCGCCAGCGGCACCCGAACCATCACCTTTGATCCCCAGGGGAGTGCCGACACCGTCATGTTCATCCGTGTCAATGAGGATCCGGACCTGACCATTCAACTCGGCCTGAACGGAATTGCAAGAATGTAA
- a CDS encoding type IV pilus modification PilV family protein: MTNNSDPQKTTMNVPFGKYCCTQQGFSLVEVLIALTIFAIGLLAIAGMQITAIKTNSSANTRAVETDIATSILNEITTWPVSSFADAVNVPWVFNSGDETVMGGGTYAADYTIAVDYNGVANLVFIQVNVQQTNGLQRTYSVTGFKRAI, translated from the coding sequence ATGACAAACAATAGTGACCCTCAAAAAACGACCATGAACGTTCCGTTTGGCAAATATTGCTGCACTCAACAAGGTTTTTCCTTAGTTGAGGTTCTGATCGCACTAACCATTTTTGCCATCGGCCTGTTGGCCATTGCAGGGATGCAGATCACCGCCATCAAAACCAATTCGTCCGCCAACACCAGGGCGGTCGAGACGGATATTGCCACCAGCATTCTCAACGAAATAACAACCTGGCCGGTCAGCAGTTTTGCCGATGCGGTCAATGTCCCGTGGGTCTTCAATTCAGGCGATGAAACGGTGATGGGTGGAGGTACCTACGCCGCTGATTATACCATTGCCGTTGACTACAACGGCGTTGCCAACCTGGTGTTTATTCAGGTGAACGTTCAACAAACCAACGGTCTGCAACGGACCTATTCGGTGACCGGGTTCAAGAGAGCAATATGA
- a CDS encoding PilW family protein: MSIPNRIISTKAFTLVEVLVVIVIMGLAATAMYSLFIQTEQEAGTQEEVAETQQNLRIAMNFLTRDIQMAGFLIPTTNSAIEAAPADLSGGQLLTLRTASTDTDIARLTGTVSVANAPATAYVFPIATAEMVNLFAAGDKVRLLKTPDHDQRIDLVFTIDSAPTSTSLAIKGFNAVANYNQADLLVKVDSSASPHPYQIDYDLNNNQLRRTINGGTPDIIADNISAVEFEYLTTSGQTSAVRVTLTGTAFDLKAKTNKTRQLVKLITLKNN, encoded by the coding sequence ATGAGCATTCCAAATAGAATAATCAGCACCAAAGCTTTCACCCTGGTCGAGGTTTTGGTTGTTATCGTCATTATGGGTCTGGCCGCAACAGCCATGTATAGCCTCTTTATCCAGACCGAGCAGGAAGCCGGCACCCAGGAAGAGGTGGCTGAAACGCAGCAGAACCTGCGCATTGCCATGAATTTTTTAACCCGGGACATCCAGATGGCCGGGTTTCTGATTCCGACGACAAATTCAGCAATCGAAGCGGCCCCTGCCGATTTGTCCGGCGGTCAGCTACTGACTTTGCGGACCGCATCGACCGATACCGACATCGCCCGGCTGACCGGCACGGTCTCCGTTGCCAATGCGCCAGCGACAGCCTATGTCTTCCCCATTGCCACGGCAGAAATGGTCAACCTGTTCGCGGCCGGAGACAAAGTTCGCCTGCTCAAGACGCCGGACCACGACCAGCGCATTGATCTTGTTTTCACCATCGATTCCGCTCCCACCAGTACCAGCCTGGCCATCAAAGGCTTCAATGCCGTCGCCAATTACAATCAGGCAGATTTGCTGGTCAAAGTCGACAGCAGTGCGTCTCCTCACCCGTATCAGATCGATTATGACCTGAACAATAATCAACTGCGTAGAACCATCAACGGCGGCACCCCTGACATCATTGCCGACAATATTTCAGCGGTTGAATTTGAATATTTGACAACTTCCGGCCAGACCAGCGCTGTCCGCGTGACTCTGACCGGCACGGCTTTCGATCTGAAAGCGAAGACCAACAAAACCAGACAGCTCGTTAAGCTGATTACCTTGAAAAACAATTGA